A section of the Pimelobacter simplex genome encodes:
- a CDS encoding ABC transporter, with protein sequence MTQGLDDATKVPADLATRGSAIGAKVAGLDAAAQAARGRLDDAVLDEVAAAVDKSTGRLRLSARHTVVAIAGATGSGKSSTYNSLTGLELSSVGIRRPTTSWATAVVWGSQGAGELLEWLGIPPRHQTMRDSMLDTPRGDEDFDGVVLLDLPDHDSTEVSHHLEVDRLVATADLMVWILDPQKYADAAVHDRYFKPMSTHQDVILVALNHIDTVPLDRRQSMIDDVRRLLAADGLPDVPVLPISAREGIGMPELRQEILRRVHDKRSTSLRVEADIAAAAGRLEQAGGSTPAADLAPSRIEDVEDRVADAAGVSAVVEGIERTVGERARRAVAWPPLALLGGRGDDATALSTDPKVAPLDRAAVDTTVRGLADEAAAGVGPGWTRHVLAAATGRLDSAGQRLDQELRRVDLGGRLPAWVGLVRVLHWLLLLAAVGGFVWWGVAAVQGNAGDLTKVAGLPLPAVLGIGGLVLGLLLAVVGGMLVRGLARQRAEAADERLRGVVHQVLDADVVQPLGAELASYAAFRRGINAARS encoded by the coding sequence GTGACGCAAGGTCTCGACGACGCGACGAAGGTCCCTGCCGACCTCGCCACGCGGGGATCGGCCATCGGCGCCAAGGTCGCCGGGCTCGACGCGGCGGCCCAGGCCGCGCGCGGCCGGCTCGATGACGCGGTGCTCGACGAGGTCGCGGCGGCGGTGGACAAGTCGACCGGCCGGCTGCGGCTCTCGGCGCGCCACACGGTCGTCGCCATCGCCGGAGCGACGGGCTCGGGCAAGTCGTCGACGTACAACTCGCTGACCGGGCTCGAGCTCTCCTCCGTCGGCATCCGCCGGCCCACCACCTCGTGGGCCACGGCCGTGGTGTGGGGGAGCCAGGGCGCCGGCGAGCTGCTGGAGTGGCTCGGCATCCCGCCGCGGCACCAGACGATGCGCGACTCGATGCTCGACACCCCGCGCGGTGACGAGGACTTCGACGGCGTCGTCCTGCTCGACCTGCCCGACCACGACTCCACCGAGGTCTCCCACCACCTCGAGGTCGACCGGCTGGTCGCCACCGCCGACCTCATGGTGTGGATCCTCGACCCCCAGAAGTACGCCGACGCCGCCGTGCACGACCGCTACTTCAAGCCGATGAGCACCCACCAGGACGTCATCCTGGTCGCGCTCAACCACATCGACACCGTGCCGCTCGACCGCCGCCAGTCGATGATCGACGACGTCCGCCGCCTGCTGGCCGCCGACGGCCTGCCCGACGTCCCCGTGCTGCCGATCTCGGCGCGCGAGGGCATCGGCATGCCCGAGCTGCGCCAGGAGATCCTGCGCCGGGTCCACGACAAGCGGAGCACGTCGCTGCGTGTCGAGGCCGACATCGCCGCCGCCGCCGGACGCCTCGAGCAGGCCGGTGGCAGCACGCCCGCCGCCGACCTCGCGCCCAGCCGGATCGAGGACGTCGAGGACCGCGTCGCCGACGCGGCCGGCGTCTCGGCCGTCGTCGAGGGCATCGAGCGCACCGTCGGCGAGCGCGCCCGCCGTGCCGTCGCCTGGCCGCCGCTCGCGCTGCTCGGCGGTCGCGGCGACGACGCGACGGCGCTCTCCACCGACCCCAAGGTCGCCCCGCTCGACCGCGCCGCCGTCGATACCACCGTGCGCGGGCTGGCCGACGAGGCCGCCGCGGGCGTCGGACCGGGCTGGACCCGGCACGTGCTCGCCGCGGCCACCGGCCGCCTCGACAGCGCCGGACAGCGCCTCGACCAGGAGCTGCGCCGGGTCGACCTCGGCGGCCGGCTGCCCGCGTGGGTGGGCCTGGTCCGGGTGCTGCACTGGCTGCTCCTGCTGGCCGCCGTCGGCGGCTTCGTCTGGTGGGGCGTCGCCGCGGTCCAGGGCAACGCCGGCGACCTGACCAAGGTCGCCGGGCTCCCGCTGCCGGCCGTGCTCGGCATCGGCGGGCTGGTGCTCGGGCTGCTCCTCGCCGTGGTCGGGGGGATGCTCGTGCGTGGGCTCGCCCGGCAGCGCGCCGAGGCGGCCGACGAGCGGCTGCGCGGGGTCGTGCACCAGGTGCTCGACGCCGACGTGGTCCAGCCGCTCGGCGCCGAGCTCGCGTCGTACGCGGCCTTCCGCCGGGGCATCAACGCCGCGCGTTCCTGA
- a CDS encoding single-stranded DNA-binding protein gives MSNAPLVTVQGWIGNEPTAREVGGVPVLGFRVGCTPRHFSRTAAEWVDGETQWYAVSAWRRLASHAASSLHQGDPVIVHGRLTHRTYVNKHGLEAVAVEIDALTLGHDLTRGVATFVKAAPLPPDAAGAAEAADAAEAAEAASGLPAASARSAAA, from the coding sequence ATGTCCAACGCCCCCTTGGTCACCGTCCAGGGCTGGATCGGCAATGAGCCCACCGCCCGCGAGGTCGGCGGCGTCCCGGTGCTCGGCTTCCGGGTGGGCTGCACACCCCGCCACTTCAGCCGCACCGCCGCCGAGTGGGTCGACGGCGAGACCCAGTGGTACGCCGTCAGCGCCTGGCGCCGCCTCGCCTCCCACGCCGCGAGCTCGCTCCACCAGGGCGACCCGGTCATCGTGCACGGCCGGCTCACCCACCGCACCTACGTCAACAAGCACGGGCTCGAAGCCGTCGCCGTCGAGATCGACGCCCTCACCCTCGGCCACGACCTCACCCGCGGGGTGGCCACCTTCGTCAAGGCCGCACCGCTGCCGCCCGACGCCGCCGGGGCCGCCGAGGCCGCCGATGCCGCCGAGGCCGCCGAGGCCGCCTCCGGACTCCCCGCCGCGTCCGCCCGGAGCGCCGCCGCATGA
- the ettA gene encoding energy-dependent translational throttle protein EttA: MAEYVLSLRNVRKAHGDKVVLDNVTLSFLHGAKIGVVGPNGMGKSSLLKLMAGLDQPNNGDIVRDPDATVGMLQQEPPLTEGKTVLENVEEAVADIKSKMKRLEDAYMEMGDPDADQDALMAETGELQTELDNANAWDLDSRLEQAMDALRCPPSDALVDKLSGGERRRVALCKLLLQQPDLLLLDEPTNHLDAESVQWLEGHLKSYPGAVLAVTHDRYFLDNVAQWIAEVDRGSIHGYEGNYSTYLETKKERLKVEGAKDAKRAKMLEKELEWVRSNAKARQTKSKSRLARYEELAAEADKARKIDAADINIPPGPRLGDVVLEAEHLTKGFEDRILWNDISFTLPRAGIVGVVGPNGVGKTTLFRMITGNEQPDSGKLNVGQTVKISYVDQSRGGIDHKKNVWEVVSDGLDFIKVANFEMNSRAYVASFGFKGPDQQKKAGVLSGGERNRLNLALTLKQGGNMLLLDEPTNDLDVETLSSLEDALLDFPGCAVVTSHDRWFLDRVATHILAWEGTEDDEGAWFWFEGNFASYEDNKIERLGVEAARPHRVTHRRLTRD; the protein is encoded by the coding sequence ATGGCGGAATACGTGCTCTCGCTGCGCAACGTGCGAAAGGCCCACGGCGACAAGGTTGTCCTCGACAACGTGACGCTGTCCTTCCTGCACGGCGCCAAGATCGGTGTCGTCGGACCCAACGGCATGGGCAAGTCCTCGCTGCTCAAGCTGATGGCCGGCCTCGACCAGCCCAACAACGGCGACATTGTGCGCGACCCCGACGCGACGGTCGGCATGCTCCAGCAGGAGCCGCCGCTGACCGAGGGCAAGACCGTCCTCGAGAACGTCGAGGAGGCCGTGGCGGACATCAAGTCCAAGATGAAGCGCCTCGAGGACGCCTACATGGAGATGGGCGACCCCGACGCCGACCAGGACGCCCTGATGGCCGAGACGGGCGAGCTGCAGACCGAGCTCGACAACGCCAACGCCTGGGACCTCGACAGCCGGCTCGAGCAGGCGATGGACGCCCTGCGCTGCCCGCCCTCCGACGCCCTCGTCGACAAGCTCTCCGGTGGTGAGCGGCGCCGCGTGGCGCTGTGCAAGCTCCTCCTCCAGCAGCCCGACCTGCTGCTCCTCGACGAGCCCACCAACCACCTCGACGCCGAGTCCGTGCAGTGGCTCGAGGGTCACCTCAAGTCCTACCCGGGCGCCGTCCTGGCGGTCACCCACGACCGGTACTTCCTCGACAACGTCGCCCAGTGGATCGCCGAGGTCGACCGCGGCTCGATCCACGGCTACGAGGGCAACTACTCGACGTACCTGGAGACCAAGAAGGAGCGGCTCAAGGTCGAGGGCGCCAAGGACGCCAAGCGCGCCAAGATGCTCGAGAAGGAGCTGGAGTGGGTCCGCTCCAACGCCAAGGCCCGCCAGACCAAGTCCAAGTCGCGTCTGGCCCGGTACGAGGAGCTCGCGGCCGAGGCTGACAAGGCCCGCAAGATCGACGCGGCCGACATCAACATCCCGCCGGGCCCGCGCCTGGGTGACGTCGTGCTCGAGGCCGAGCACCTCACCAAGGGCTTCGAGGACCGGATCCTGTGGAACGACATCTCCTTCACGCTCCCGCGTGCGGGCATCGTCGGTGTCGTCGGCCCCAACGGCGTCGGCAAGACCACCCTGTTCCGAATGATCACCGGCAACGAGCAGCCCGACTCCGGCAAGCTCAACGTCGGCCAGACGGTCAAGATCTCGTACGTCGACCAGAGCCGCGGCGGCATCGACCACAAGAAGAACGTCTGGGAGGTCGTCTCCGACGGCCTGGACTTCATCAAGGTCGCCAACTTCGAGATGAACAGCCGCGCCTATGTCGCCTCGTTCGGCTTCAAGGGCCCCGACCAGCAGAAGAAGGCCGGCGTCCTCTCCGGTGGTGAGCGCAACCGCCTCAACCTCGCGCTCACCCTCAAGCAGGGCGGCAACATGCTCCTGCTCGACGAGCCGACCAACGACCTCGACGTCGAGACCCTGTCCTCGCTCGAGGACGCCCTGCTCGACTTCCCGGGCTGCGCCGTGGTGACCTCCCACGACCGGTGGTTCCTCGACCGGGTGGCCACCCACATCCTCGCCTGGGAGGGCACCGAGGACGACGAGGGTGCCTGGTTCTGGTTCGAGGGCAACTTCGCCTCCTACGAGGACAACAAGATCGAGCGCCTCGGCGTCGAGGCGGCCCGCCCGCACCGCGTCACGCACCGTCGCCTCACCCGCGACTGA
- a CDS encoding MarR family winged helix-turn-helix transcriptional regulator, producing the protein MTDETAASLAAAAGHEPRWLDEEQQRTWRSFLLGTTLLLDRIDEDLRRQHGLSAVEYEILVRLSESEGRLRMAQLAAALAHSRSRVTHTVKRMEKAGLVQREESPEDGRGVDCRLTDAGYAMLTLAAPGHVDTVRQSLIDLVAPGDLDALGRVMDAVCDELICAHPEREIR; encoded by the coding sequence ATGACTGACGAGACCGCCGCCTCCCTGGCCGCCGCAGCCGGCCACGAGCCGCGGTGGCTCGACGAGGAGCAGCAGCGCACCTGGCGCTCGTTCCTGCTCGGCACCACGCTCCTGCTCGACCGGATCGACGAGGACCTGCGCCGCCAGCACGGCCTGTCCGCGGTCGAGTACGAGATCCTGGTCCGCCTCTCCGAGTCCGAGGGCCGGCTCCGGATGGCCCAGCTCGCCGCCGCCCTCGCGCACAGCCGCAGCCGGGTCACCCACACGGTCAAGCGGATGGAGAAGGCCGGCCTGGTCCAGCGCGAGGAGTCCCCCGAGGACGGCCGTGGCGTCGACTGCCGGCTCACCGACGCCGGCTACGCCATGCTCACCCTCGCCGCCCCCGGGCACGTCGACACGGTCCGGCAGTCGCTCATCGACCTGGTCGCGCCCGGCGACCTCGACGCGCTCGGGCGGGTCATGGACGCGGTGTGCGACGAGCTGATCTGCGCGCACCCGGAGCGCGAGATCCGCTAG
- a CDS encoding GNAT family N-acetyltransferase — protein MSTEIEVRPATVFEDVRALVGPQRADASVCWCLSYRIPSKVNNAMRGQERGAFVAKMLADGPLGVLAYRDDVPVGWAAVAPRADTTFARNRKIPHVDDLPVWSVWCIRVRPGHRGQGISHALIQGAVDYARDHGAPALEAYPLDNGEARVDQTMAYAGLRANFEAAGFRWAADTTSVLNGHPRVLLRHDLAQDLD, from the coding sequence ATGAGCACGGAGATCGAGGTGCGGCCCGCCACTGTCTTCGAGGACGTCCGGGCGCTGGTCGGCCCCCAGCGCGCCGACGCCAGCGTCTGCTGGTGCCTGAGCTACCGGATCCCGTCCAAGGTCAACAACGCCATGCGCGGGCAGGAGCGCGGCGCGTTCGTCGCGAAGATGCTCGCCGACGGACCGCTCGGGGTCCTCGCCTACCGCGACGACGTTCCCGTCGGGTGGGCGGCCGTGGCTCCGCGCGCGGACACGACCTTCGCCCGCAACCGCAAGATCCCCCACGTCGACGACCTGCCGGTGTGGTCGGTGTGGTGCATCCGGGTCCGGCCCGGCCACCGCGGCCAGGGCATCTCGCACGCGCTCATCCAGGGAGCGGTCGACTACGCCCGCGACCACGGCGCGCCCGCCCTCGAGGCGTACCCCCTCGACAACGGCGAGGCCCGGGTCGACCAGACCATGGCGTACGCCGGCCTGCGGGCCAACTTCGAGGCCGCCGGCTTCCGCTGGGCCGCCGACACCACCTCGGTGCTCAACGGACACCCGCGCGTACTGCTCCGGCACGACCTCGCCCAGGACCTAGACTGA
- a CDS encoding acetyl-CoA C-acetyltransferase — protein MPEAVIVSAARTPIGRANKGSLKDFRPDDLTAFIAKAALDKIPALDPNDVDDFLLGCGLPGGEAGNNMARIVTSLMGYEIPGATITRYCSSSVQTSRMAFHAIKAGEGDVFISAGVETVSRFQFGTSDHIPNTKNPLFADAQQRTEDYAQGGKDWHDPREDGLLPDVYIAMGQTAENVARMRGLKREDLDHFAVRSQNLAEKSINDGFWAREITPVTLPDGTVVSADDGPRAGVTYDAISQLQPVFRPDGVVTAGNCCPLNDGAAAVVIMSDTKAAELGLTPLARIVSTGVSGLSPEIMGLGPVEATRNALKHAGMSIDDIDLAEINEAFAAQVLPSAEDLGIPIEKLNVNGGSIAVGHPFGMTGARLQNTLLNSLQWHDKSTGLITMCVGGGQGMAMILERLS, from the coding sequence ATGCCCGAGGCCGTCATCGTTTCAGCCGCCCGCACGCCGATCGGCCGTGCCAACAAGGGCTCGCTCAAGGACTTCCGGCCCGACGACCTGACCGCGTTCATCGCGAAGGCCGCGCTCGACAAGATCCCCGCGCTCGACCCCAACGACGTCGACGACTTCCTGCTCGGCTGCGGCCTGCCCGGCGGTGAGGCCGGCAACAACATGGCCCGCATCGTCACCAGCCTGATGGGCTACGAGATCCCCGGCGCCACCATCACCCGGTACTGCTCCTCGTCGGTGCAGACCTCCCGGATGGCCTTCCACGCGATCAAGGCCGGCGAGGGCGACGTCTTCATCTCCGCCGGCGTCGAGACCGTCTCGCGCTTCCAGTTCGGCACGTCCGACCACATCCCGAACACCAAGAACCCGCTCTTCGCCGACGCCCAGCAGCGCACCGAGGACTACGCCCAGGGCGGCAAGGACTGGCACGACCCGCGCGAGGACGGTCTGCTCCCCGACGTCTACATCGCCATGGGCCAGACCGCCGAGAACGTCGCCCGGATGCGCGGCCTCAAGCGCGAGGATCTCGACCACTTCGCCGTCCGCTCGCAGAACCTCGCCGAGAAGTCCATCAACGACGGCTTCTGGGCCCGCGAGATCACCCCGGTCACGCTGCCCGACGGCACCGTCGTCTCGGCCGACGACGGCCCGCGCGCCGGCGTCACCTACGACGCGATCTCCCAGCTCCAGCCGGTCTTCCGCCCCGACGGCGTCGTGACCGCCGGCAACTGCTGCCCGCTCAACGACGGCGCCGCCGCCGTCGTGATCATGTCCGACACCAAGGCCGCCGAGCTCGGGCTCACCCCGCTCGCCCGGATCGTCTCCACCGGCGTCTCGGGCCTCTCCCCCGAGATCATGGGACTGGGCCCGGTCGAGGCCACCCGCAACGCCCTCAAGCACGCCGGGATGAGCATCGACGACATCGACCTCGCCGAGATCAACGAGGCCTTCGCCGCCCAGGTCCTGCCCTCGGCCGAGGACCTCGGCATCCCGATCGAGAAGCTCAACGTCAACGGCGGCTCCATCGCCGTGGGCCACCCCTTCGGCATGACCGGCGCCCGCCTGCAGAACACGCTGCTCAACTCGCTGCAGTGGCACGACAAGTCCACCGGCCTGATCACCATGTGCGTCGGTGGCGGCCAGGGCATGGCGATGATCCTGGAGCGCCTCTCCTGA
- a CDS encoding acyl-CoA thioesterase yields MRHRYDCPLRWGDIDQLNHVNNVKYVDYLQEARGALLHACRTAAGVEHHHNDAYVVRRHEVTFRAPLRFRFQAVAIESWVSEIRTASFTLDHEIFTEDADGTRAVYLRARTVLAPFVLATGTPRRLDEQERTALAPYAELGEVRSRPVLVDVAREHASHYPVQVRFSDLDIYRHVNNVKYFEFFQEARIGSIRRLQQGLQGFPRVVSVLAQADVEYVAPIVLRPQPYDCWSVISRIGNKSMVIESEITDGVGGADGGEVLARSKVVLVFFDTETQRSMTPPPGFREALVEALGDMVTAR; encoded by the coding sequence GTGCGGCACCGTTACGACTGCCCCCTGCGCTGGGGGGACATCGACCAGCTCAACCACGTCAACAACGTGAAGTACGTCGACTACCTCCAGGAGGCGCGCGGCGCGCTCCTGCACGCCTGCCGCACCGCTGCCGGGGTGGAGCACCACCACAACGACGCCTACGTCGTGCGCCGGCACGAGGTGACCTTCCGGGCGCCGCTGCGCTTCCGGTTCCAGGCGGTGGCGATCGAGTCCTGGGTCAGCGAGATCCGGACCGCGAGCTTCACCCTCGACCACGAGATCTTCACCGAGGACGCCGACGGCACCCGCGCCGTCTACCTCCGGGCCCGGACCGTGCTGGCGCCGTTCGTCCTCGCCACCGGTACGCCGCGCCGCCTCGACGAGCAGGAGCGCACCGCGCTCGCGCCGTACGCCGAGCTGGGGGAGGTCCGCTCCCGCCCGGTGCTGGTCGACGTGGCGCGCGAGCACGCCTCGCACTACCCGGTGCAGGTGCGCTTCTCCGACCTCGACATCTACCGCCACGTCAACAACGTGAAGTACTTCGAGTTCTTCCAGGAGGCGCGGATCGGCTCGATCCGGCGCCTGCAGCAGGGCCTCCAGGGCTTCCCGCGGGTCGTGAGCGTGCTCGCCCAGGCCGACGTCGAGTACGTCGCGCCGATCGTGCTGCGCCCGCAGCCCTACGACTGCTGGTCGGTGATCTCCCGGATCGGCAACAAGTCGATGGTGATCGAGTCCGAGATCACCGACGGCGTGGGCGGCGCGGACGGCGGCGAGGTGCTGGCCCGCTCCAAGGTCGTGCTGGTCTTCTTCGACACCGAGACCCAGCGCTCGATGACGCCGCCGCCGGGATTCCGCGAGGCGCTGGTCGAGGCGCTCGGGGACATGGTCACAGCCCGCTGA
- a CDS encoding enoyl-CoA hydratase/isomerase family protein has protein sequence MTLQVSDENRVRTLTLDRPEALNAFNEELYDATAEALLAAAADPTVAVVLLTGAGRAFSAGTDLLEMHRIATDPTFVRGRHGFIGLIDALVDFPKPLVVAVNGLGLGIGATILGFADLGLMSTEARLKCPFTSLGVAPEAASSYLFPALVGRQNAAWALLSAEWISAEEAREMGLVRTVCAPGDLLPTARRQAEVLARRPISSLIAVKHTMTEPHRAAIRAARDRENATFAELMGGPANLEALAAFAEGREPDFSGL, from the coding sequence ATGACGCTGCAGGTCTCCGACGAGAACCGGGTCCGCACCCTGACCCTCGACCGCCCCGAGGCGCTCAACGCCTTCAACGAGGAGCTGTACGACGCGACCGCCGAGGCGCTCCTCGCCGCGGCGGCCGACCCCACGGTCGCCGTCGTCCTGCTCACCGGCGCCGGGCGGGCCTTCAGCGCCGGGACCGACCTGCTCGAGATGCACCGGATCGCCACCGATCCCACCTTCGTGCGCGGCCGGCACGGGTTCATCGGCCTGATCGACGCCCTGGTCGACTTCCCCAAGCCGCTCGTCGTGGCCGTCAACGGGCTCGGCCTGGGCATCGGCGCGACGATCCTGGGGTTCGCCGACCTCGGGCTGATGTCCACCGAGGCCCGGCTCAAGTGCCCCTTCACCTCGCTCGGCGTGGCGCCGGAGGCCGCGTCGTCGTACCTGTTCCCGGCGTTGGTGGGCCGCCAGAACGCCGCCTGGGCCCTGCTCTCGGCCGAGTGGATCAGCGCCGAGGAGGCTCGTGAGATGGGCCTGGTCCGCACCGTGTGCGCGCCCGGCGACCTGCTCCCGACCGCCCGGCGCCAGGCCGAGGTCCTCGCCCGCCGGCCGATCTCGTCGCTGATCGCGGTCAAGCACACGATGACCGAGCCGCACCGCGCCGCCATCCGCGCCGCCCGGGACCGGGAGAACGCCACCTTCGCCGAGCTGATGGGCGGACCGGCGAACCTCGAGGCGCTCGCCGCCTTCGCCGAGGGCCGCGAGCCGGACTTCAGCGGGCTGTGA
- a CDS encoding RNA polymerase sigma factor, with product MRADDELVAAAKRGDAAAWRELYRAHAGRLLLWLESRAKPGGEAPDDLAAAAWLVAAERVADFTGSSSDFGGWLFGIARNHAANASRRGATRSRGLETLGADATVTLPGPEPRLIADEWVREALASLPPRERDVIACTEVLDLDVAATAAALGMSAVAVRVARHRGLKRLRGVLDHPGT from the coding sequence GTGCGAGCCGACGACGAGCTGGTTGCCGCGGCGAAGCGCGGTGACGCCGCTGCGTGGCGCGAGCTCTATCGCGCCCACGCGGGCCGGCTGCTGCTCTGGCTCGAGTCCCGCGCGAAGCCGGGGGGCGAGGCGCCCGACGACCTGGCCGCCGCGGCGTGGCTGGTGGCGGCCGAGCGGGTGGCGGACTTCACCGGGTCCTCGTCGGACTTCGGTGGCTGGCTCTTCGGCATCGCCCGCAACCACGCGGCCAACGCCTCGCGGCGCGGGGCGACCCGCTCGCGCGGCCTGGAGACGCTCGGCGCCGACGCGACCGTGACCCTCCCGGGACCGGAGCCGCGCCTGATCGCCGACGAGTGGGTCCGCGAGGCGCTCGCCTCGCTGCCTCCGCGGGAGCGGGACGTCATCGCCTGCACCGAGGTGCTCGACCTCGACGTCGCCGCGACGGCGGCCGCGCTCGGGATGTCCGCCGTCGCCGTCCGGGTCGCCCGGCACCGCGGCCTCAAGCGGCTGCGCGGCGTCCTGGACCACCCGGGAACCTAG
- a CDS encoding RNA polymerase sigma factor, with the protein MTSDDIVAAAQRGDPEAWRELYRAHATRLVVWLRARGTGDETPEDIAAASWLVAAEKIAGFEGDGDAFAAWLFGIARHHLANARRRSARRASVLAPTAPGLDPGPEPATTGSDWARRLLATLPERERDVVTCREVLDMDVPTTATALGLRPVAVRVAHHRALKRLRGRLDADPAETSGPTGPTAAPTAAPEAG; encoded by the coding sequence GTGACCTCCGACGACATCGTCGCCGCGGCCCAGCGCGGCGACCCCGAGGCGTGGCGCGAGCTCTACCGAGCACACGCCACGCGTCTCGTCGTCTGGTTGCGCGCCCGGGGTACCGGCGACGAGACGCCCGAGGACATCGCCGCGGCGTCGTGGCTGGTCGCGGCCGAGAAGATCGCCGGCTTCGAGGGCGACGGCGACGCCTTCGCCGCCTGGCTGTTCGGCATCGCCCGGCACCACCTGGCCAACGCCCGGCGCCGCTCGGCCCGCCGCGCCAGCGTCCTCGCCCCCACCGCCCCCGGCCTCGACCCCGGTCCCGAACCGGCGACGACCGGCAGCGACTGGGCCCGCCGGCTGCTCGCCACGCTGCCCGAGCGCGAGCGCGACGTGGTCACCTGCCGCGAGGTGCTCGACATGGACGTACCGACCACCGCGACCGCGCTCGGCCTGCGCCCGGTCGCCGTACGGGTGGCGCACCACCGGGCCCTCAAGCGCCTGCGCGGCCGGCTGGACGCCGACCCGGCGGAGACCTCGGGACCCACGGGTCCGACCGCCGCACCGACCGCCGCGCCGGAGGCCGGGTGA
- a CDS encoding globin gives MSDETSFYDEIGGFETFRRIVAKFYEGVAADEVLRPMYPEADLGPAEERFLLFLVQYWGGPTTYSEHRGHPRLRMRHAPFAVDADARDRWLTHFRAGLDSVALTPEQDARFWDYVTHAATFMVNTPG, from the coding sequence GTGAGTGACGAGACGAGCTTCTACGACGAGATCGGCGGGTTCGAGACCTTCCGCCGGATCGTGGCGAAGTTCTACGAGGGCGTGGCGGCCGACGAGGTGCTCCGCCCGATGTACCCCGAGGCCGACCTCGGCCCGGCCGAGGAGCGCTTCCTGCTCTTCCTGGTCCAGTACTGGGGCGGGCCCACGACGTACTCCGAGCACCGCGGGCACCCGCGGCTGCGGATGCGCCACGCGCCCTTCGCCGTCGACGCCGACGCCCGTGACCGCTGGCTGACCCACTTCCGGGCCGGCCTCGACAGCGTCGCGCTGACCCCCGAGCAGGACGCCCGGTTCTGGGACTACGTGACCCACGCGGCGACCTTCATGGTCAACACCCCAGGCTGA
- a CDS encoding mechanosensitive ion channel family protein: MLVSALSTAAPTSPCADGETVCDLAWDVTGNRRLAEWSDVLIGKPLAIIGLVLLGLVARWMLHRVVDRIARRAERGVLPERVENAVAARRKQRAATMAGVLKSIITFVVVAIAGTMVLSELGVDIAPIIASAGIIGIALGFGAQSLVKDFLAGIFIFIEDQYGVGDVVDLGEANGTIELVTLRMTRLRDINGTVWYVPNGEILRVGNKSQNWSRAVVDVSVGYSEDLARVQRVLRDVAHDLWQDDEFNHVIIEEPEVTGVEMLAPDAVTIRVMVKTAPLEQWAVARALRQRIKARFDHEGIEIPFAQRVVWHREDRRAGGEQGPAPAAAGDEG, translated from the coding sequence ATGCTCGTCTCCGCCCTGTCGACCGCTGCTCCGACCAGCCCCTGCGCCGACGGCGAGACCGTGTGCGACCTGGCCTGGGACGTGACCGGCAACCGCCGCCTGGCCGAGTGGTCCGACGTCCTGATCGGCAAGCCGCTGGCCATCATCGGCCTGGTCCTGCTCGGCCTCGTCGCCCGCTGGATGCTGCACCGCGTGGTCGACCGGATCGCCCGGCGCGCCGAGCGCGGCGTCCTGCCCGAGCGGGTCGAGAACGCCGTCGCCGCCCGGCGCAAGCAGCGCGCCGCGACCATGGCCGGCGTCCTCAAGAGCATCATCACCTTCGTCGTGGTGGCCATCGCCGGGACGATGGTGCTCAGCGAGCTCGGGGTCGACATCGCGCCCATCATCGCCAGCGCCGGCATCATCGGCATCGCGCTCGGCTTCGGCGCCCAGTCGCTGGTCAAGGACTTCCTGGCCGGCATCTTCATCTTCATCGAGGACCAGTACGGCGTCGGCGACGTCGTCGACCTCGGCGAGGCCAACGGCACCATCGAGCTGGTCACCCTGCGGATGACCCGGCTGCGCGACATCAACGGCACCGTCTGGTACGTCCCCAACGGCGAGATCCTGCGGGTCGGCAACAAGAGCCAGAACTGGTCGCGCGCGGTCGTCGACGTCAGCGTCGGCTACAGCGAGGACCTCGCCCGGGTCCAGCGGGTGCTGCGCGACGTCGCCCACGACCTGTGGCAGGACGACGAGTTCAACCACGTCATCATCGAGGAGCCCGAGGTGACCGGCGTCGAGATGCTGGCGCCCGACGCGGTGACCATCCGGGTGATGGTCAAGACCGCGCCGCTCGAGCAGTGGGCGGTCGCCCGGGCGCTGCGCCAGCGGATCAAGGCCCGCTTCGACCACGAGGGCATCGAGATCCCGTTCGCCCAGCGGGTCGTCTGGCACCGCGAGGACCGCCGTGCCGGCGGCGAGCAGGGGCCCGCGCCGGCCGCCGCGGGCGACGAGGGATGA